From the Methanocaldococcus fervens AG86 genome, the window ACAAAGCTATTGGAAACAAATTAACTGCTGTTTTTGTTGATACTGGATTGATGAGAAAGGGAGAGAGGGAAGAAGTTGAAAAAACATTTAGAGATAACTTAGGATTAAATTTAATAGTTGTAGATGCAAAAGATAGGTTTTTAGAGGCGTTAAAAGGAGTTAAAGATCCTGAAGAAAAGAGAAAAATTATAGGTAAATTGTTTATTGATGTTTTTGAAGAGATTGCTGAAGAAATAAAGGCAGAGGTTTTAGTTCAGGGAACCATAGCTCCAGATTGGATTGAAACACAGGGAAAGATAAAAAGCCACCACAATGTAGCTCTACCTCATGGGATGGTTTTAGAGGTTGTTGAGCCATTGAGGGAGCTTTATAAAGATGAAGTTAGATTGTTGGCAAAAGAGCTTGGATTACCAGATAGTATTGTACATAGGCAACCATTCCCAGGTCCAGGTTTAGCTGTTAGGGTTTTAGGAGAAGTTACTGAAGAGAAGCTAAATATTTGTAGAGAGGCCAATGCAATAGTTGAGGAAGAGGTTAAAAAAGCCAACTTAGATAAAGAGTTGTGGCAATACTTTGCTGTTGTTTTGGATTGTAAGGCAACAGGGGTTAAAGGGGATGAGAGAGAATACAACTGGATTGTTGCTTTAAGAATGGTCAAATCATTAGATGCAATGACTGCCCACGTTCCAGAGATTCCATTTGATTTGTTGAAAAGAATTAGTAAGAGGATTACATCAGAGATTCCAAATGTTGCAAGAGTTGTTTTTGATATAACAGACAAACCACCAGCAACAATTGAATTTGAGTAATTTTTAAACTTTTTTAGTTTTTATCTTACCTGGCTATTTTTAATTTTTAAAATAAATTAAAAAATAAAATTATTACTTATTAAATTATTTTAATTTGAGTGATACTATGATTTGTTTGGGATTAGAGGGAACTGCAGAAAAGACTGGAGTTGGTGTTGTCACTTCAGATGGGGAAGTTTTATTTAATAAAACCATAATATACAAGCCTCCAAAACAGGGGATTAATCCAAGAGAAGCAGCTGACCATCATGCTGAAACATTTCCAAAATTAATAAAAGAAGCTTTTGAAGTTGTTGATAAAAATGAGATCGATTTAATTGCCTTTTCTCAAGGTCCAGGATTAGGGCCGAGTTTAAGAGTTACAGCAACTGTTGCAAGAACTCTATCCTTAGCTTTAAAAAAGCCAATAATTGGAGTTAACCACTGTATAGCCCATATCGAGATTGGTAAATTAACAACTGAAGCTGAAGATCCTTTAACCCTATACGTTAGTGGGGGAAACACACAGGTTATAGCCTATGTGTCAAAAAAGTATAGAGTTTTTGGAGAAACGTTAGATATAGCTGTTGGGAACTGCTTAGACCAATTTGCGAGATATATATATCTGCCACACCCTGGAGGACCTTATATAGAAGAGTTAGCTAAGAAAGGAGAGAAGATTATTGATTTACCATATACAGTTAAAGGAATGGATATTGCCTTCTCTGGACTATTAACAGCGGCTATGAGAGCTTATGATGCTGGAGAGAGATTGGAAGATATCTGCTATTCTCTACAAGAGTATGCATTTTCAATGCTAACTGAGATTACAGAGAGGGCTTTAGCCCATACAAATAAAGGAGAGGTTATGCTTGTTGGTGGAGTGGCGGCAAATAATAGACTGAGGGAGATGCTAAAAGAAATGTGTGAGGGGCAAAATGTGGATTTCTACGTCCCTCCAAAAGAGTTTTGTGGGGATAACGGAGCTATGATTGCATGGCTCGGTTTATTGATGCACAAAAATGGAAAATGGACGAGTTTAGATGAAACAAAAATAATTCCAAATTACAGAACTGATATGGTTGAGGTTAATTGGATAAAAGAAATTAAAGGCAAGAAGAGAAAGATTCCAGAGCATTTAATTGGTAAGGGGGCGGAGGCAGATATTAAAAAAGATAAGTATTTAGATTTTGATGTAATTATCAAGGAGAGAGTTAAAAAAAGTTATAGGGATGAGAGATTAGATGAGAAGATAAGAAAGAGTAGAACTGCAAGGGAGGCAAGATATCTATCAATGATTAAAGATTTTGGCATCCCGGCTCCATACATTTTTGATGTTGATTTAGATAACAAAAGAATTATGATGAGTTATATAAATGGAGAATTAGCCAAGGATGTTATTGAAAATAACTTAGACATTGCATATAAGATTGGAGAAATCGTCGGAAAACTGCATAAAAATGATGTAATTCATAACGATTTAACTACATCCAATTTCATATTTGATAAAAAGCTATATATCATTGACTTTGGCTTAGGAAAGATTTCAAATCTTGATGAAGATAAGGCAGTTGATTTAATCGTCTTTAAAAAAGCAGTGTTATCTACTCATCATGAAAAATTTGAAGAGATTTGGGAGAGGTTTTTAGAGGGCTATAAAAGCGTTTATGATAGGTGGGAAGTTATATTGGATTTAATGAAAGATGTAGAAAAGAGGGCGAGATATGTTGAATAAGTATTTATATAATAAATAGCTTAAATCTTCTAATAAAAACTTTGAGGTGCAATATATGGTAACAAAGGAAGATGTTTTAAATGCCTTAAAAACCGTTGCAGACCCACACATGGGAATAAGCATTGTTGATATGGGATTAATTAGAGATGTGGAGGTTGATGATGAGGGCAATGTAAAATTTAAGCTCATTCCTACAAACCCTTACTGTATGAGTGTCATGGCAATGGCATTTCAGGCAAAAGAAGCGGTTAAATCATTAGAAGGGGTTAAAAAGGTTGAGGTTATTGTTGAAGGGCATGTAATGGAGAATGACATTAATGAAATGTTGAAGGATAAGGAATAAAAGTGGTTATTATGAAAAGATTTGAGATTATTCTTTTTTTAATTTTATCAGTTTTAATTTTTATTTTTGGTTATTTTGTAGGATTATCTCAACCTTTATATTCTGAAAATTTAGTAGTTCAATATTTCAAAAATCCAAAGCCATTTTCAGTTGAAAATGTAAATATACCGGTTACTTACTACGGGACTATAAATGGGAAATATATAGGTTATCAGATAACTCCTCACAATGTCAATGATGAGGCAAGAAAATGTTTCTATAAATATTTTGAACTAAAAGATAAAAATCCAAAAGAAGCTGAGAAATATTTAAAAAGAGGATTATTTTTAACAGAATATCTAATATCTCAGGCAGATGAAGAAAAAGTTGAGGTAAATGGGAAGAACATCACTTTTATTGTTTGGAGGTATAATTTTGAATTTCCACTTTATAATCTATCTAAGGGATGGAGAGGGGCGTTATGCCAAGCGGGATGTTTAAAAACCTTATATTTGGCTTATGAAGTTACCGGAGATAAGAGGTATTTAAATTATGCAAATTTGGCTTTGAATGCATTTAAAGTTCCAGTTGAGAAAGGAGGATTATTAAAAATTAGATATTATAAAAATAATAGCTACTATTGGTTTCCAGAGTATGCCTCTGAAAATCCTCCGTATGTGTTAAATGGATTTATTACAGCCACTCTATGGATTGGTGAGTTTGGAAACAAAACAGGGAATGTTGATGCTTTATATTTATATAAAGAGGGCTTAAAATCAATAAAAACATTCCTCCCAATGTATGATGCCGGAGATTGGAGTTATTACGATGCTTTGGGGCATAGATGCAATAAACATTATGAACACTTGCATAAACTACAAATGTTATGGCTTTATAACAAAACAAAAGATGAGATATATCTAAAATATTACAAAAAATGGAAAGAATAGCTATAATTTCAACTCTATATCATAAATTTTCTCTATATTTTCCTTATGGGTTCTATAAACTCCCTCTTCATTTAAAACTTCCTTCTCAATCAACTTCCTTGTAACTCTTGGGACTGTTTTTATCCCTAAAACAACTCCAGGTCTTTTTAAATCATCTATATAGTCAGTTTCCATAACAAACCTTAAAGATTTTTTAACAACACCCTCATCAACTCTCGAAGCTAATATTGAAGGGAATATTTTATATTTCTCCCCTTCCAAAACCATATCTCCGCAGTGATGTTTAACAACCTTCTCTGGATTTAATCCAACCTCTTTAGCCATTTCAGAAAATTCTTTAAACTGCTCTTCCGTTGAGCTTTCGGCATGTATTTGGATAGCACATCCTAAATCTTTAGCTAATTCCATACAGTATTTTAATATCTCATTTGATGCATTCCAAACGTCTTCATCAACTGGATAATGAGGTCTTCCAACCTCTCCAATTCCCACAATAAAATCATTACTTTCAACGAGCTTTTTAGCATAATTTAGAGCATTAATAATTTTTTCCTTTGCCTCTTCTAAGCTCATAAATTTCATTAGATGAGTTAGCTCAGCAGGATGAACTCCAACCAAACCAAAAGCTTTTACCGGTGTGTTTTTATTTATTATCTCAACATCCCTAACTAAGATGTCCATAGATTTCGTTAAATCTCCATCAAATGTTGGTTTATTCAAAATTATCATTACCTTTCCTCCAGCATTGTAAAAGATTTTAGCAACTTTCTCAGCTCCATAACCGTTTTTATCATCAACATGAATGTGGTTGTCAGTAACAGGCAGATTTTTTAGAACGTCCATATCTTTTCACCTAATAAAAAATTTAAAAGACGTTAATTGCCTCTAAAAGAGGCAACTTAATGGATTCGGTATCCAATAGGGCTTCCCTATGGATTTTATGCTGTAGCTTTATGTAACTTTAAAATTCTATTAACATCCCTTTCTTTTGCTCTAAATGTTATTATATGTTTGTTTTCATCTAAAACGTCCTCAATAATCTCAGTATTTTCATATAAGTAGGATATGAGCTTTGGATTATCGGTTTCTATTGTACCAATTGAAAGATTTAAATTATCTAAAATCTTTTCAATCAACAAATCTATATTTATATTATATTTTGCAGAAACAAATATTGGATTTACTATATATCTGTTCAATTCCTCTAAAATTCTTTTCTTTTTTTCTTCTGTAATTTTATCCACTTTATTAAATACAGTTATTATTGGTGATTTACAATTAATTTTACTTAAAATTTCATGATTTACCTTTAATTTTCTTTTAATCTCTTCTATATCATCAGATGCATCTACAACAATTAATATTAAATCGCTATTTGCACTTTCCTCAATTGTTGATAAAAATGCCTCAATCATGAATGGTGGTAAATCATCGATAAACCCAACTGTATCAGTAACTAATATCTTTCTTTTAACGCCTTTTATAGCCCTTGTTGTTGTGGTTAATGTTGTAAAAACTTGGTTCTTTGATTCTTTCCTCTCCCCAGTTAAGGCATTTAATAAACTTGTCTTTCCTGCGTTTGTATATCCAATTAACCCAACAGAATCAAATTTTTCCCTACTCTTCCTTGCTGTCCTCCTATGCTCTCTAACTTTCTCCAATTTTCTTTTTATTGTTGCTATCTCTCTTTTTACTTTTTGGTAGTATTTTTCAACCTCATAATCTCCATATCCCCCAAATCCTGGCTGTTCTCCCATCTTTGCTAATCTAACCTTCTCCCTTGCTCTTGGCAGTTCATACTGTAATTCTGCCAATCTAACCTGCAATTGAGCTTCCTTAGTTCTTGCATGCTTATAAAATATCCTCAAAACAAGCTCAATCTTATCAATAACCTCAATTTTAAATTTTTTAGCTAAGTTGTATTTTTGTGAAGGAGTTAAGGGATTTCCAATCACAACAATATCTATATTTTCCTCTTTAATTTTTTCAGCTAATCTTTCAACTAAACCGCTACCAATTTGATATTTTGGGTCTGGTTTTCTAATTTGAACTATCGTCTCTATTGGGTCATAGAGAACTTCAGCTAATTCCTTCAATTCTTCTATACTTTTATTATCAAACCTACTATCTTTTCTTAAAATTAGTAAAGCTCTTTTTTTAATCATATCCCTCCATTTTATAGTTCTTTTTCAAAAGTTAATAAGATTATTAATGAAATCTGAACTCCTTTCTTAAATGGAAGGAGTTCATTTGTACCTATATATTTCAAGATATTTTTGAAAAGAACTATAACTTTTTAGTTTATATTATGAAAATTCAATATATAAATTTTACCATCTTAAACTTAAAGTTTTATATAATCAATAACGATTACATATTGATACAAAAGGTAATTATAATTAATAAAGATTAATAAATATTGGTGAAAAGATGAAAGATGTGAAGGAAGTGTTAAAAAATCTTGCAGAAGAAAATAATTTGTTAGATGAAGTTGTTGAGATTAAAATATCAGATACAAAATTAGATACAACGAGGATTAAGGATTATCCCCTAATGAGTGGGAAAGAAATTTTATTGAGGGCTAATTTTAAAGGTTGTTATGGAGATGCATTTACAGATAAGCCAGTTGAGTTTAAAGGAACTTTAAGAGAGATTTTAGATAAAGGAAATAGGGCTGAGATAGTTGCCACTTTAAATGCAGTTATGAGATTTCTCGGCTTAATTGATAAAACGGTTCATTGTGTTGGAGACGAGCCAGAGAGGTGTGCAAAAAAGTTAGTTGAGTATTTAAAAGAATTAAATCCAAAAAGGATTGGGATTATTGGATTTCAGCCAGCATTTGTTAAAGAAATTGTTGATAATTTTGGAGCTGAAAATGTTTTAGTTAGTGATTTAAATCCAAATAATGTTGGAAAAGTAAAGTATGGTGTTAAAATAATGCATGGGGATTTTAATGAAGAGCTTATAAAAAATTCAGATGTTGTTTTAGCTACTGGTTCAACAATAGTAAATGGAACATTTGAGGGGATTTATAAATTATCTAAAAAATACAACAAAAGAATTATATTTTATGGAACTTCTATTGCTGGAATGGCTAAAATTTTAGGAGTTGAGAGATTTTGCTATTTAGGAAAATAATTAAAAGATAATTAAACTTTAAATTAAAAAATTAATTTTTGCTGTCCAAATTTAATCCCCAAATCTTCTAAAATCTTTTTAGTTATCTTTTCTCCAATAATTGAAGCTACTTTTGAAGGATTGTTTATTATATCTTCAACATTTCTAATTCCAGCATTGTAAAGCTTTCTCGCTCTAACCCTTCCAATGTATTTTACATTTAAAAGCTCAATAATATCCTCTTTAGCTCCATATTCCAATCTTATCTCTAACTTTTCTGGAATTTCTGAGTTTTTACCAATTATTTTGGCCATCTCTTTTAAAGCATGCATTAACCAAACAGCATTTTCAACTTTATACCTTAAAATCCCCGGCTCAATTTTATATTTCTTTAAAATCTCATCCTCTGGAACTTCACTAATCCAATCATACAACATCTTAGCAGTTTTAAATGCCTCCAAATCTTCGATTTCAAAACTCTTTATTCCAAGGTTTTCCATCTCATCAATCAAATTCAACTCTTCGGATTTATAAACTCTCAAATTTGGCATCATCTCTAAAGTTTTTGAGATTAGGTAGAGATAATAAATATCATCCTCATTTTCCATTTCATTTAATCCATCTATCATATATTTTGCTGACAACGGGTCTATGTAAAGCTCAGCAACTCTCTTCCCTAACTCAGTAGGTATAAAATCTATCATAAATTCCTTCTCCTCTAAAAATCTAATGACTTCATTAATATTTTTAGCAACCTCCCTTAAATTTCCATATTGATAAGCGTAAAATGTATTTCTTATAAACCATTCTAAATCATACTCATCTCTAATCTCTATAGTAGCTATAAGCCCCAATAGCTGAGTTCTTAAAACTGCCTGATTTGAAAGCTTTGAATATATTGGCTCTGGTTTTTGCGTTAATACCTGATAAGACCTTAAATAATCTCTATCATTCTTTGCCACTATAATTCCCTCACCATAAGGGTCTAAACCTAGTCTTCCAGCCCTTCCTATACATTGCTGAATTTCCATTATTGGTATATATCTCATCCCTCTATTTGTGTATCTCGTTAAATCTTTAACTATTGCCCTTCTACATGGTAAATTTAGCCCGACGCTAAGGGTCGGAGTGCAACAAATAACCTTTATAAGTTTATTTCTAAAGGCATCTTCAACAATCTTTCTATGTTGGTAGGTTAAGCCGGCATGATGAAAGGCAGAGCCGTTTAAGATACATTCAGCCAACGTTTTACACATCTCTGTTGGAGGTTCTAAAATAGATAAAATTTCCTCAGCAACTTCTTTTAATTTTCTTTTTTCTTCATTTGTTAAAAATTTCTTCAAATTTAATTTTTTTGCCTCATTAACTGCCCCTCTTTTTGTATTGCAAAATACTATGCAACATCCTCCATCTTTTACACAATCAACAACCAAATTGTATATATCATTATTGTTAATTGCCTTAATCTCCCTATTTTCCCCATTTATAAATTCTATAATCCCATTCTTGTAAATGCCTTTTTTTAACTCAACTGGTCTCCAATCATCAACTATAAGCTCAGCATTTAACCAATTAGCTAACTCCTCTGGATTTCCTATAGTGGCTGATAACCCAATAATCTGTATATTAAACTTCTTCAATTTTGTTAATAAAATCTCTAAAGTTCCTCCTCTCGACTCATCATTAATTAAATGTATTTCATCAACAACAACTACAGAAACATCATCAATCCAGTCAATTTTATGCCTCCAAAGGGAATCGAGTTTTTCAGCAGTTGTTATTATTAAATGGTATCTACTCAAATCCTCATCTTCATCATAATCTCCAATGGATAAAGCTACTCTTAATCCATATCTCTCATATTTATTTTTAAATTCTTCGTATTTCTCTGATGCCAATGCCTTTAGAGGCACGATAAAAATACCTTTTTTGTTTGTAGGATTTTTATTTTCATCCAATAAGTGGTTTATTAAAGCCATTTCCCCAATTAACGTTTTTCCCGAAGCTGTTGGTATGGAAATTAAAAAATTTTTGTTTTTATCTAATAAACCCTTCTCTAAAGCCTTTTTCTGTGGAGGTCTCAGCTCTTCAATACCAAAATCCTTTAAAATTTCTAAGATTTTATTCGTTGGCATATTATCAACCTTTCATTGAAAACTTTCCGAAAACTTATGCCATAAAATATAGTGGGGCTGAACGTAGTGAAGCCCCGCTCTGGAGTATAGCAATAGAGGCTGTGCCTCTATGCTTCTAAGATTTTGTTCATTGACATATTCTCAACCTTTTATTGAAAAATGTTATTTTTCAGCAGAAATTGCCACAAATCCTCCTTCTCCATAACCATCCTTAACCTCTACCTTATCAATTTTATTAAACTCTTTAAAAATCGTTTGCGTGGCTTTTATATTTTTAAATCCCAATTCTTTTAGCATTTCTATAACTTCCTTAGCAGATAAAAATTTTGCATCTTTGTAAAATTTGCTTTTATGCTTTTTTTCTTCATAAATTTTTCCTAAAAAGCTATCTCTATCAATAATTCCTATAATTATTTTCCCTCCTTTTTTCAAAACTCTCTTAGCCTCTTTTAACATCTTTTTTGGATTTTCTGCAAACTCTAAAACAGTATTTATTAAAATAAAATCAAACTCCTCATCTTTAAAAGGCAGTTCTTCACCCTTTGCTATTACAACCTTTATTCCTCTCTTTTCAGCTATTTTAGCCATTTCTTTTGATATATCAACGCCAATTTTTATATTAAATGGCATGGCAAACCTTCCAGTTCCTACTCCTATCTCCAATCCCTTACCTTTTGGAATATGCTTTCTCAACGCTTCAACTTCTGATTTATAAATAATTTCATGTTCATCGAACCATTTATCATATTCTTCAGCGTATTTATCAAAAGGATTCATACTTAAAACCCAATTTCTTTATCTTTTTAATTTCTTTTTTATCAATTTTAACATCCTTGCCAAAGCTAATAAAGTTTATTGCATGAACTGTTTTTTCATAAAATTTAGGATAGGTTATGTTAAAATCATCATCAACATACCTCAAGAAACTCTCATTTAAAAATAGGCTGTATCCTTCATCAACCAACTCTATAGCCCTGAATGGATTTTTTACTCTTACTTTAACTTTAAATCTTATCCCCTCTTTCTTTAAAATGTTATAAACTATCCTTTGAGAACTAAATCTTATGCCAACCAAATTTTTGTAATCAAACTCTTTTTTACTAACCATTACAAAGTTATCGTAGGCAATTAAAAATATGTTAAAATCACTGCCCCCAACTTCTGACTTTAAAAATCTCTCATCTCCCAACCTGTAAATCCAATAGCTGTCATCAACTCCTAAAACATCAACAAAACCCATCTTTAACAATTCCAATGCATTATCAAAAGATGTTATTATTGGATTCTCAAATAATACCTTTGCAATCTCCCCACTAACAAATCCAGAAACTATAAAAAAGTGTTTTTTCAATCTTTTTTTATATAAATTATATGTTTCTAAAATCTCTAAGCCAGTATCTGTTAAAATTGTTCCATTTGGTGATGAATAATATAGTTTATCCCCTAATTTATCCTCCAATCTTTTTAATTGAATATTAAAAGAAGAAGGGGAGATATTTAATAACTTAGAAGCCTCATTTTGGGATTTTGTTTTATGTAAGGCAATTAAAAGCTTTATTTGATTTGGAGTTATTAGTTTTCCTTTATATTCAACAACTAAATCGACATCCATAGCTTACCATCCAATGTTTATTAATTTAGCATCATAGACAATTACTGCATCTCCAATCATATAAACTCCATCATCCTTAATTTCAATTTCCAAATCTCCACCATCTAAGTGAGCTAAAACCTTATTGCCTGTTTTACCCAGCTTGTGTGCTATTATAACTGAGGCAGTAGTTCCTGTTCCACATGCAGTTGTGTATCCAGCTCCTCTTTCCCAAGTAATAATTCTAATCTCATTTGGATTTAAAACCTTTACAAAATGCACATTAATCCTTTCTGGAAATGCTTTGTGATGCTCTATTTCTTTTCCAATAACGTCTAAATGCTTTCTAACAAAATCTAAATCAATGCCATTATCTTCAACAAATATAACAGCATGTGGATTTCCCACATTAACAACACTCAACTTAACCTTAGGCAAATAAGGATTTTTTAACTCCAACTCTCCATTTAAAAACTCATCATCTTCGCTATAGCCATCAACAACCATTGGTATATCTTTTAATTTAAACTTTGGAACTCCCATGTAGACTTTAATTTTCTTTACCTCATCCCCTTCAATCTCCATTTCAGAAACCCTTAAACCTCCCTTTGTCTCTACATTTAAAGGATTCTTTTTCATTATCCTCTCATAAACGTATTTTGAGAAGCATCTAATTCCATTACCGCACATCTCCGCCTCAGAACCATCACTATTGAATATTCTAAATCTCACATCATATTCATCAGATGTTGGTTTCTGAACAAATATAACTCCATCAGCACCTACTGAAAACCCTCTCCTGCAAATTTTTTTAGCAAAATAACTTTTTTCTTCTTCCTTAACCTTCTCTCCATCAAACTCATTAATAACGATATAATCGTTCCCCAATGCATGCATCTTTGTAAATTCCATTTTCACACCAAAAAATAGTTTTTGTAAGATTTAAATACTTTGAGAAGGTCTTATATTTACTTTATTTAAAGATTTTTCATCTACTACAACAACATCTTTAATAGCTGTTACGATTCTATATGGAATTAAAACATTTTTTCCTTCTTCTATAGGACTATTTTCAGTAGGTTCAACTTCTAAAGATACTAATCTTCCTATCCTTTCATCAAAAATAACATCCTTAACCTTACCCAATATACTACCCATATTTCCCACTACGTTTCTTTCAAATAACAACCTTGCAGGCATTTTTTCCATTTTATCCCTCAGAATTTTGTTGATTTTTTAAAAGCATTTCAGCAAATTTTAAATCATCTTTTGTATTAATGTTAAATATTAAATCCTCAATAGCCATAATCTCTTCTTTTTGATATTCATGCTTTGGCGATACAACATTTATCCCTACAGGAACTAAGCCATTAAAATCTATTGATGGGTTGGGATATATTTTTTTGGGAAGCATAACAGCTATTGCCTCGACATCTGGATTTTTAGATTTAATATAGTAAAAGTAATCAACTATACTATTAATAATTTTCGATGTTAAGTTAATCAAATCAGAGCTAACAACTAAAAATGGCTCTGAAAAATATTTCATGCATTCATTTAAATCATTTATATAATCTTTACCAGAAGTCTCTACAACTGAGATATTTTTATAATCGCAATAATTTTTAATTACATATTCTTTAGTTTTTGGCGTGTTTGGAGATACAGCAACAAATATATTTTTTACCTTTGAACTTAATAAAGGGTATAGCACATAATCTATAAGGCATTTACCACAAACTTTAACTATTGGCTTTTCAACATTCCCCATTCTCGTCCCTTTACCACCAGCCATAACTAAGGCATCCATTTTAAAACCTCGCAAGATTATAAAATAAACTATAAATAATAATAGATAACGGCTATTTAAAAATGTGAGAGACATGTGCTCGATAAGTGGGATAATAGTTAAAGAAAACCAAATTCCTGCAAAATATGCAATAGAAATGATGAAAATCTTAAAACATAGAGGAAAAGATGGTTCTGGGCTATTATTAGATGATGAAGTAGTTTACTTTGAAGATTTTAAAGATGTTGAGGATTTAGAGGATGAAATGATTGGAAATTTAAGCTTAGCCCACAACAGATTGGCAATAGTGGGAAAACATGGAGCTCAGCCAATACCAAATGAAGATGAAGACATATGGATGGTTTGTAATGGGGAAATCTATAACTATATTGAATTAAGGGAATATCTAAAAGAAAATCACGAATTTAGAACAGATACCGATAATGAGGTTATAATCCACTTATATGAAGAGAGGATGTTGGAAGAGATAGATGGAGATTATGCATTTGCAATATATGATAAATCAGATAATAGTGTTTTGTTATCGAGAGATTTGTTTGGAGTTAAGCCATTGTTTTATGTAGATACAGATAAATATTTTGCATTTGCTTCTGAAAGAAAGGCGTTATGGCATTTGTTGATAAACATTAATGGCTATGAAAAAGATCTAGATAAATTAAATGGTAAAATTAAAACATTAAAACCAAATTCTCAGCTGATTTATTATTTAAGTGATAATAGCTTTGAGATTATTGAAAACTTTAAAAAATTGAAGCTAAATTACATGAAAGAGAGGAGTTATGGAGAAGCTAAGAAATATTTGGAT encodes:
- the guaA gene encoding glutamine-hydrolyzing GMP synthase; protein product: MFNPQKFIEEAVEEIKQQIGDRKAIIALSGGVDSSVAAVLTHKAIGNKLTAVFVDTGLMRKGEREEVEKTFRDNLGLNLIVVDAKDRFLEALKGVKDPEEKRKIIGKLFIDVFEEIAEEIKAEVLVQGTIAPDWIETQGKIKSHHNVALPHGMVLEVVEPLRELYKDEVRLLAKELGLPDSIVHRQPFPGPGLAVRVLGEVTEEKLNICREANAIVEEEVKKANLDKELWQYFAVVLDCKATGVKGDEREYNWIVALRMVKSLDAMTAHVPEIPFDLLKRISKRITSEIPNVARVVFDITDKPPATIEFE
- a CDS encoding bifunctional N(6)-L-threonylcarbamoyladenine synthase/serine/threonine protein kinase, which encodes MICLGLEGTAEKTGVGVVTSDGEVLFNKTIIYKPPKQGINPREAADHHAETFPKLIKEAFEVVDKNEIDLIAFSQGPGLGPSLRVTATVARTLSLALKKPIIGVNHCIAHIEIGKLTTEAEDPLTLYVSGGNTQVIAYVSKKYRVFGETLDIAVGNCLDQFARYIYLPHPGGPYIEELAKKGEKIIDLPYTVKGMDIAFSGLLTAAMRAYDAGERLEDICYSLQEYAFSMLTEITERALAHTNKGEVMLVGGVAANNRLREMLKEMCEGQNVDFYVPPKEFCGDNGAMIAWLGLLMHKNGKWTSLDETKIIPNYRTDMVEVNWIKEIKGKKRKIPEHLIGKGAEADIKKDKYLDFDVIIKERVKKSYRDERLDEKIRKSRTAREARYLSMIKDFGIPAPYIFDVDLDNKRIMMSYINGELAKDVIENNLDIAYKIGEIVGKLHKNDVIHNDLTTSNFIFDKKLYIIDFGLGKISNLDEDKAVDLIVFKKAVLSTHHEKFEEIWERFLEGYKSVYDRWEVILDLMKDVEKRARYVE
- a CDS encoding metal-sulfur cluster assembly factor; translation: MVTKEDVLNALKTVADPHMGISIVDMGLIRDVEVDDEGNVKFKLIPTNPYCMSVMAMAFQAKEAVKSLEGVKKVEVIVEGHVMENDINEMLKDKE
- a CDS encoding D-glucuronyl C5-epimerase family protein; this encodes MKRFEIILFLILSVLIFIFGYFVGLSQPLYSENLVVQYFKNPKPFSVENVNIPVTYYGTINGKYIGYQITPHNVNDEARKCFYKYFELKDKNPKEAEKYLKRGLFLTEYLISQADEEKVEVNGKNITFIVWRYNFEFPLYNLSKGWRGALCQAGCLKTLYLAYEVTGDKRYLNYANLALNAFKVPVEKGGLLKIRYYKNNSYYWFPEYASENPPYVLNGFITATLWIGEFGNKTGNVDALYLYKEGLKSIKTFLPMYDAGDWSYYDALGHRCNKHYEHLHKLQMLWLYNKTKDEIYLKYYKKWKE
- a CDS encoding TatD family hydrolase; this translates as MDVLKNLPVTDNHIHVDDKNGYGAEKVAKIFYNAGGKVMIILNKPTFDGDLTKSMDILVRDVEIINKNTPVKAFGLVGVHPAELTHLMKFMSLEEAKEKIINALNYAKKLVESNDFIVGIGEVGRPHYPVDEDVWNASNEILKYCMELAKDLGCAIQIHAESSTEEQFKEFSEMAKEVGLNPEKVVKHHCGDMVLEGEKYKIFPSILASRVDEGVVKKSLRFVMETDYIDDLKRPGVVLGIKTVPRVTRKLIEKEVLNEEGVYRTHKENIEKIYDIELKL
- the hflX gene encoding GTPase HflX, yielding MIKKRALLILRKDSRFDNKSIEELKELAEVLYDPIETIVQIRKPDPKYQIGSGLVERLAEKIKEENIDIVVIGNPLTPSQKYNLAKKFKIEVIDKIELVLRIFYKHARTKEAQLQVRLAELQYELPRAREKVRLAKMGEQPGFGGYGDYEVEKYYQKVKREIATIKRKLEKVREHRRTARKSREKFDSVGLIGYTNAGKTSLLNALTGERKESKNQVFTTLTTTTRAIKGVKRKILVTDTVGFIDDLPPFMIEAFLSTIEESANSDLILIVVDASDDIEEIKRKLKVNHEILSKINCKSPIITVFNKVDKITEEKKKRILEELNRYIVNPIFVSAKYNINIDLLIEKILDNLNLSIGTIETDNPKLISYLYENTEIIEDVLDENKHIITFRAKERDVNRILKLHKATA
- a CDS encoding Rossmann-like domain-containing protein, whose protein sequence is MKDVKEVLKNLAEENNLLDEVVEIKISDTKLDTTRIKDYPLMSGKEILLRANFKGCYGDAFTDKPVEFKGTLREILDKGNRAEIVATLNAVMRFLGLIDKTVHCVGDEPERCAKKLVEYLKELNPKRIGIIGFQPAFVKEIVDNFGAENVLVSDLNPNNVGKVKYGVKIMHGDFNEELIKNSDVVLATGSTIVNGTFEGIYKLSKKYNKRIIFYGTSIAGMAKILGVERFCYLGK